The following proteins are co-located in the Calliphora vicina chromosome 2, idCalVici1.1, whole genome shotgun sequence genome:
- the LOC135951342 gene encoding transmembrane protein 53: MSSSTTPSNSNPYGVTTATGATVNKEENQYGNTSNKTAARRLESAAITGRKPLAAATQQLTGGTGLIASVPASQQQQLENLMKPKDTLEYIIKFPTPQYRNEQRSTTALDQSETDDFVFVYNDTHVPIVMLLGWAGCQDRYLMKYSKIYEDRGLITVRYTAPVDTLFWKRKEMMPIGEKILKLIYDMNFDSHPVIFHIFSNGGAYLYQHISLAIRKHKTPLQVRGMILDSAPGERRMLGLYRAVTAIYGKERKKCHCFTAIIITITLGIMWFVEETFSAFKSLFVKTEPIQTNPFNDLKNEPNEYPQLFLYSKGDVVIPYTDIEKFINIRQQQGVDVNSVCFEDAEHVKIYTKYPTQYIHCVCNFINNCLATPYKPAVETFASSTPATPSSNSLKFD, encoded by the exons ATGTCATCATCAACGACTCCAAGTAACAGTAATCCTTATGGCGTGACAACAGCAACAGGTGCAACAGTAAACAAGGAAGAAAATCAATACGGCAACACATCGAACAAGACGGCAGCAAGGCGTTTAGAATCGGCCGCAATAACTGGTCGAAAGCCTTTGGCAGCTGCAACGCAACAATTGACTGGTGGTACCGGTTTAATAGCCAGTGTACCAGCTAGTCAACAGCAACAATTGGAGAATCTAATGAAACCTAAAGACACGCTAGAgtatattataaaatttccaaCACCGCAATATCGTAATGAACAAAGATCCACAACGGCCTTGGATCAATCAGAGACAGatgattttgtatttgtttacaaTGATACACACGTACCAATTGTAATGTTATTGGGTTGGGCCGGTTGTCAGGATCGTTATTTGATGAAATACTCAAAAATTTATGAAGACAGAGG TTTAATCACAGTTCGATATACCGCTCCTGTGGACACACTGTTTTGGAAACGCAAAGAAATGATGCCCATTGGGGAAAAAATCCTTAAACTTATCTATGACATGAATTTCGATTCGCATCCTGTTATCTTTCATATATTCTCAAATGGTGGTGCTTATCTATATCAACACATATCACTGGCCATACGCAAACATAAGACACCATTGCAGGTACGCGGTATGATTTTAGATTCGGCACCAGGCGAAAGACGCATGCTGGGATTGTATCGCGCCGTAACGGCTATTTATGGCaaggaaagaaaaaaatgtcACTGCTTTACGGCAATTATAATAACCATAACATTGGGCATTATGTGGTTTGTGGAG gaaacattttcagcatttaaaagtttatttgtaAAAACCGAGCCAATTCAAACAAATCCCTTTAACGATTTAAAAAATGAGCCAAATGAATATcctcaattatttttatactccAAGGGCGATGTTGTTATACCATATACG GATATAgagaaattcataaatatacgaCAGCAGCAAGGAGTCGATGTTAATTCAGTATGTTTTGAAGACGCTGAGCATGTTAAAATCTATACCAAATATCCTACACAATATATACACTGTGTCTGCAACTTTATAAATAATTGCTTAGCAACTCCTTATAAACCAGCGGTGGAAACATTTGCAAGTTCAACGCCAGCAACACCGTcttcaaattctttaaaatttgattaa